From Aristaeella lactis, the proteins below share one genomic window:
- a CDS encoding GIY-YIG nuclease family protein — MNYVYLLRCGDGSLYCGWTTDLEARVEQHSLGRGAKYTRSRLPVKLVWYETYEDRHEALSREWHIKHMNREQKLKLISGAAEGKTVPDRE, encoded by the coding sequence ATGAACTATGTATATCTGCTGAGATGCGGGGATGGCAGCCTCTACTGCGGGTGGACAACGGACCTGGAAGCCCGCGTGGAACAGCACAGTCTGGGCCGGGGAGCCAAATATACCAGGTCCAGGCTGCCGGTAAAGCTGGTATGGTATGAAACCTATGAGGACCGGCACGAGGCGCTGAGCCGGGAATGGCACATCAAGCACATGAACCGTGAACAAAAGCTCAAACTGATTTCCGGCGCGGCGGAAGGGAAAACCGTGCCGGACAGGGAATAA
- a CDS encoding SOS response-associated peptidase: MCGRYVIEPVDPAILEMIREINRTKLAELFSAANQPPITQGGEIVPSSVVPVIASSKTGERKVFPMKWGFSQPSAAGRSGTLLINARSETAAEKPTFREAWQKHRCVIPASGYYEWEHDAKKKPGQKYRIHPAGKDHVWLAGLYRMEAGIPAFVILTRQADDSLAWMHDRMPLMLPEEDVGQWINPETEPESIVRKCLTQMLWEQAV, from the coding sequence ATGTGCGGACGTTATGTTATCGAACCGGTGGATCCGGCTATCCTGGAAATGATCCGGGAAATCAACCGGACCAAACTGGCTGAGCTTTTCAGCGCGGCGAACCAGCCGCCGATTACACAGGGCGGGGAGATTGTCCCCTCATCTGTGGTTCCGGTTATTGCAAGCAGCAAAACCGGCGAGCGGAAGGTGTTCCCGATGAAGTGGGGATTCAGCCAGCCTTCCGCGGCCGGACGATCCGGGACGCTGCTGATCAATGCCCGGTCTGAAACAGCCGCCGAAAAGCCGACCTTCCGGGAAGCTTGGCAGAAACACCGGTGTGTGATCCCTGCTTCCGGCTATTACGAATGGGAGCATGACGCGAAGAAAAAACCGGGACAGAAATACAGGATCCATCCCGCCGGAAAAGACCATGTCTGGCTGGCCGGACTATACAGGATGGAAGCGGGAATCCCTGCTTTTGTTATCCTGACCAGGCAGGCGGACGATTCGCTGGCCTGGATGCATGACCGGATGCCCCTGATGCTTCCGGAGGAGGATGTAGGACAGTGGATCAATCCGGAAACAGAACCGGAATCCATTGTGCGGAAGTGCCTGACCCAAATGCTCTGGGAACAGGCAGTATAA
- a CDS encoding LURP-one-related/scramblase family protein has product MGVFSRYHRFREAGEEANVNNVQMFGEPALSLFTTTKVFTLHHHIDITDEQGSIVYQADTKFPSIHDKTDIRDAEGRHVAHIERKLMTLHERHNVTMADGKKFEMSNELFHLVKDITNIEGLDWQLRGNIAGLNFELYDGQDRVIAVIGQKMLSMHDKYCIDLYQPEFQDITIAILVTLQHMIKDRAAAAAASSSGSYSSGN; this is encoded by the coding sequence ATGGGCGTATTTTCCAGGTATCATCGTTTCCGTGAAGCAGGCGAAGAGGCAAACGTGAATAATGTTCAGATGTTTGGGGAGCCTGCGCTTTCCCTCTTCACCACAACAAAGGTGTTCACCCTGCACCACCATATCGATATTACAGATGAACAGGGCAGTATTGTATACCAGGCGGACACCAAATTCCCGTCCATTCATGACAAGACGGATATCAGGGATGCGGAAGGCAGGCATGTTGCCCATATTGAACGGAAACTGATGACCCTTCATGAGCGTCACAATGTCACCATGGCGGATGGCAAAAAGTTTGAGATGTCCAATGAACTGTTTCACCTGGTGAAGGATATTACGAACATCGAAGGACTGGACTGGCAGCTGCGGGGAAATATCGCGGGACTGAACTTTGAACTCTATGACGGGCAGGACAGGGTGATCGCCGTGATCGGCCAGAAGATGCTGTCCATGCACGACAAATACTGCATTGACCTGTATCAGCCTGAGTTCCAGGATATCACCATCGCGATTCTCGTTACGCTTCAGCATATGATCAAAGACCGGGCGGCCGCCGCTGCCGCTTCTTCATCAGGCAGCT